One Meles meles chromosome 13, mMelMel3.1 paternal haplotype, whole genome shotgun sequence DNA segment encodes these proteins:
- the FAM25A gene encoding protein FAM25A, with protein MLGGLGKLAAEGLAHRTEKATEEAVHAVEGVVKEVVEHAKEAGEKAIADALKKAQDTGDKVVKEVTETVTNTVTDAVTHAAEGLGKLGQ; from the exons ATGCTGGGAGGCCTGGGGAAACTTGCTGCTGAGGGCCTGGCCCACCGCACTGAGAAAGCCACTGAGGAAGCTG TTCATGCCGTGGAAGGGGTGGTCAAGGAGGTGGTGGAACACGCCAAAGAAGCTGGAGAGAAAG CCATTGCCGATGCCTTAAAGAAGGCCCAAGATACAGGGGACAAGGTGGTGAAGGAAGTCACTGAGACGGTGACCAACACAGTCACAGATGCTGTCACCCATGCAGCGGAAGGCCTGGGCAAACTGGGACAGTGA